The Shinella zoogloeoides genome contains the following window.
GCAGAACCTGCTTCATCATGTCGGCGATAGAACCCTTCGGGTTGGTGACGCCGAGTTCGGCAAGAATACTCTCGACGAGAACCTTCTTCGTCCAGAAGTCGAAGACCTCGATATAGATGGCCTTGGCCTTGTTCTGGACGTATAGGCTGGCCTTGGACTTTCCGTACCCCGAAGGGCCGAAGAAAACGCCGAGGCCATCGACGCCGGCTGGCCGGTCAATGATCTTCTGTGCGACGGCAAGGCATTCGGCGACGTTCTTCAGGGGAGCCACCGAGCCGAAGCCGGGATTGACAGGTTTGGGTATTGCATTCATGATTCAGTCCTTAAGTTTGAATTCCAGTCCCGCCCCGCCGGTTGCAGCCAGCGGGGCGTTTTCTTTCAGGTACGCAGTCCTGGCGCCTGATCGCCAAAGTCCTCCCACATGGCCCGCTGCGCCTTGTATTCGGCGCTCTCCCGGTAGGAGCCGAACCAGATGAGCTGTTCCGCATCGACGTGTTCCCCGGCCGTATGGCGCTGCTCGATGTCGAGCGCATTGCGGAAGCGCTGGGCGGGGGTGGGGTCGCTGCGAATGGGGGTGACGTTCTCGAACGCTCGCTGAGGAGCGAGGTCGGCAAGAACGATTTCGCGCTGAGCATCGGTCGCGACCGGCTCCACCCTTTTCCGGCTGGTGCCGACATCGAGCGCTGCGGCGATTTGTGGGGTCTGATGCCGCTCCTCACGCTTGGGCAGGGCAACAACATTCGGGATGTCTCGTGCGGCGACGGCAAGCGCGCGCTCGTGCAGGGCCGGTCCCTTATTGATCTCGCGCATGCCCTTGCGGATCTCCGCCGTCTTGTCGCGGATGATCTCCGCTCTCAGTTCCTTCTGCGCCTTGACCCAAGTTTCGGGGTGGACGCCTGCCAGCTCTGGGCAGAGCGCTTCGCCAAGATAAGTTCCGCCATCCAGGCTGAAGGCGTGCACACGCCCCATGTCGTTAGGGTCGCGCCGGACAAACACTTCCGTGCCCGGCAGGATGGAGGCCGCTAGATAGTGGCGGTGGTCGATGCGGATGCCGAACTTGGTGACCGTGCGGCGTCCGTCGTTCCCCACCGCCGGCATCAAGAGGACGTCCAGGGCACGCTCGTCGATGGTGCGGATCGGTGTCGTCGAGGATGCGGCCACCTGGAAGGGGGTGCGCCCGCCGAGACCGGCATGCGGCTCGTGCGCGTACATCGTCTCTGCCCATCGATCGACCGCCTCCTGCAGCTCTGCGCCGGAAAGCGAAACGCCGAAGGTTTCGGCATCATCCTCACCGAGACGCGCGGCGAAACTCTTGCGGTCTTCAATGGCCTTGCGGTCGGCGACGGAGTGCCCGACGTACCCTGGCAACAGCACGGCGAACTTGTGCTGGAAGGTCTTGATCATGCGCTCGACATGCCCCTTCTGCTCGGGGCTGTAAGCGTCGGATACCACCGCCTCGATCGCGACGGAGGCGAACAGACGCTTGATATCGCGAGACACGAAGTCGGACCCGTTGTCCGTCTTGACGGCGTCGGGGCTTCCCATGGCAAGGATGGCCTTGCGCATGAGCAGTGCGACGGCCGAGGCGCGCGGGGTGCGCGAGACGTACCAGATGGACCGGCGCGTCGCGATGTCGATGCAGCAATAGATCGAATGGCGACCATCGGTGCAAAGAGCATCCACCGGCGAGGCGTCGATCTGCCAGAGTGCGTTCGGCTCCGTGATATGGCGCAGGGTACCGACGCCGGAAAGCGCCATCGTCGAGCGGAATTTGTCGGGGTTCGTGAGCTTCGTCAGCTCGACGGCATGGGTTTCCTTCAGCGCCTTCAGGAAATGCTGGAAGGTGCGGATCGGGGGCAGTTCAATCGTCTTTCTAAGACCCTTTGAAACCACTTCAAGGGTGTCTCCAAACTCGTACCGGCATTGCGTCCTGACTTCGGACGCGGCGAGCTGCGGTGCCTTGGCGACGAGCGCTAGGAGGAACTTGCGGACAAGGCCGTCGTTCGCCGTGTCCAGCACGCCGGTACCGGCGCGGGCCTTGGAGCGGTCGATGGCAAGTGCGTGGTCGGCACCATTGGTCTTCAGGGAGCGCCAGCGGGCCAGCGAGCGCTTGGAGACCGAAGGGACGAGGTCTTTCACCCAATCGTCGACCTTGATCATGCCCATGCCGTAGCGATCGCAGAAAATCTGCATGCAGGCGCGCTGGTGAAGGCGCATGCCCCGGGCGAACCGATCAAACGCACCGAGGACGGCAAGGCGGGCATCGCGCTCCATGGCGGCGCGGTTGCTGACGGTGGCGGGTGCTACGATCTCGGTCGACGCTTCTGGCGTGGCAGTCTCAAGGCCCACCACCATATGGCGCTGGACGTAGGTAACCTGTGCCAAGGTCGGCAGGAGGCGATAGTTGTATTCAAGCCCGCCGCCGACTGCAGCGCGGTCGCGGACGTAGCAAGGATGTGCGTTCCAGCCCTCGCGCTTTGCAAGGCGGATGATGGCGCTTTCGGTTTTCGGCAGCTCGGGAAGCTGCTCTTCCGCGATCTCGCGAGCGGTCAGCCAGTCCCTCATACCGTGCCCGCCTTCTTGGCGGCCATGTACTCGATGAAACCGGCTCTGTGCTTCTGGCAAAAAACGAGTGTTTCGCGGGCGGCGAAAATGCGAGCCATCGCCATTTCGGCGATTTCCTTCTTCATCCGCCCGGCCTGCACCTCGCGAGGATAGACCTTCTCTCGCATTGCGATTTCACGGTCGATCTCGGCAATCTGGCCGACAATGGAAATCTTGTTCATTCTTCCCCCCGGAAGGTGCGGCGGACATCATCCGCAAGCCACTTGATGATGCTGCGCTGGCCGGTGAGGTGCACGGCGATGAGGGTGGCGCTGAGCGCCCAGACCAGCGTGATGGCGATGATCACCAGCATCACGACGTCGCGTTCGGTCAGGTGGATCATCGCGCGGTCCTCGCGGCCTGGATGAGGTCGCCGAGTTCGGCGGAACCCACCGTGATCGCTGCTACGAAGAGGATGATGGCGAGCAGCGCGACAAGATCGCGGAGCTGGAGATCGAGAAGTGCCCGGATCAACGGTTTGCCCTCCATTCGGCATCGGCGGCCTTCTCCTCGCGCTCCAGCTTTTCCAGCAGTTCGCGCGCCCGCTCTCGGCGGAGGAGTGCCTCGTATTTGCGGGGAACGACGATCAGCCCGGCCTCTTCGAGAAGCGTGTTGAAGGCCCGGGCGTCGCCGGTGACGATCGCCAGCGCCGCAAGGCGCAAGGCGGAAATCGAATGCTGCTCGCGCGCCTGGCTGGCGTAGGCGTCCAGCATGGCCTTGGAGACGTTGGTCTTCGTGACCTCGGTCATCTCGGAGGCGATCTCCTCTCGAGATTTCCCGCTCATCTCCATGGTCAGCGCGACCGCCTTCGCCAATCGACCAGCCACCGACCACGCCTTGACGTCCTCCTCGTCGAAGCGATCGACGACAGGCTCAGGCTTGAGGTTGCTGAAAAGATCGACCGTGAAGGGGTCGCGCTTGCGGGCCATCAGTTGCTCCGCCTCGCAAACCAGCGCTCAATGGCGGCAACGTGAACCTCGAAGAAGCGCTCCTGGTCCGGTTCCTTCAGGTTCGTGAAGCGCTCGGAGAAGGTCTCCCATGGCGCGAGCGGGACCTTGGGCACCGTGCCGTCGATCAGGTAGAGCGCCCCGGCCACGCTGCTGGCGCCCGGCGGCTGAGACAAAAGCAGGTCGGCAATTGCCGCCTGCCGGTCCGCCGTCTCGGCCGCGAGCGCCAGCAGTTCAGATTGGTTGTCAGCAATGGCATGAAGGGCGATGCGATTGATTACGTCCGCGTCGATCTTGGCAATACGCAGGTGACGCTTGACCGCATCCTTGTTGAGACCAAGGGCGCGTTGCGCCGCCTCGCTGAAGGTTCCGGCGAAGAGTTCCGCATGCGCGTCGAGCACGTCGTCCGAATTAGGTGCAAGTTTGCCCCTAATTGCTTTTCGCCCCGGCCGGATCACTCCAGTCGTCGTCTCGTAGATCGCTCGCCAATCGGCGACGTTGGTCGAGCGGTCGAGGACGGAGAGTTCCCGGCGCATGATCTGCGCCGATATCTGCTCCATCCGGAGCGCCGCCGATGAACTGAACTCGCTGGCCGATTGCACGAAGGCGTCGATATGGACAAGCCCAAGCTGCTCGACTGCGAGCATCCGGCGAAGGCCCTTGATGAGCTGGAACCGGCCACCGAAATCCACGACCTGGATCGGTGTATGCTGCCCGAGGCGGGCCATGTCTTCGCGCAGCGTGGTGACCCAGTCCGGGTCCGGCTTGCGATGATTCGGCGAGACGTCGATGGCGGCGATTTCGATCGCCTGCAGGCTACCTGTGGTGGGGGCGGCGACGATGTTCACGCCATGCGAGATTTTAGACAGCGCGTTCATGCAACGCTCCGGGCGTTGTCAACTGCGCGGCGGGTTTTTGCGCTATCGCGCGGCGTCTTGTTACTGGTAATCTCCTCCCCATCGTGACGGCCGAGTGTGTAGGCGTCCGGGAACATATCGCGGAACGGAACGCCAAGGGCTTCGGCAATCGCCTCAGCGCCCTTGCGGCTCGCTCCAATGATACCCTGGCGGCAAGCGCTCTCGTTGAGGCCCTTATCGCGTGCGATACCCGTCAGTGTCTTATTCTGACGGAGCAGCTCGTCTTTGATGGCCCGGCGATCCCACTTCTTCGTGGTCGTCATGGTGGCTCCCTGTTTTTCTGACCTCTGCGAAAGGTCGGCTGGCATGGGTGTCGGTGTTCAAACGGCGTTCAAACAATGTTGCAACGGGATATTCGCAGAATTCCGCGAACCAAGCAAGAGAAGTTCGCGAATTTCCGCGTCAGACTTTCCAGCTTCGCGAAAAACCGCGAATTCTAGAAATCACCTTTTGATTTCAAATGGATATGTCGAAAGCTCGTAGCTTTTTCCAACTCTGACGAAGCGTCAGAGTTAGCGGAGGATTGCGTGAAGGAAGGATACGATGATGGCTTTGGCGCGAGACTTCGCGAACTAAAGGGCAGCGAATCAGTCAACGCATTCGCGAAATTCTGCGAAGTTCCCGAGGCTTCCATGCGGGGCTACCTTGATGGGAAGATACCCACGGCCGATCGGGCTTTGCGGATAGCCCGGAAAACCAAGGCGGACTTTGAATGGCTGATTTCTGGTGATGAAAGCCATCTGCCGGGCACGAGTGGTGCGCAGCTCGTCGTCGCAAGGCCGACTGAAGGCGAAGTGGCCTATTTCCAGACGCCGTTCGCTGTTTCACCAGAGTTCGCGATGATCCCACGCCTCGACGTACAGGCGTCGGCGGGCGGCGGGCGCTTGGCTATCAGCGAAGACCCTCTGGAGTACCTGGCTTTTCAGGCGGTATGGTTACGTAGCCGTGGGATAAACCCGGCAACCGCCCGCATCCTGACCGCCCGGGGCGATAGCATGGAGGAGACGATCCGCGACGGCGACGTTCTCCTGATCGACACCTCGATCAACAGGATCAAGGACAACGCCATCTATATCGTTGTCTATGGCGACATGGTGCTGGTAAAGCGGGTCCACGGTCGCCTGAACGGCTCCCTGCAGTTGATCAGCGACAATCCTCGCTATCCGCCGGAGGAGGTCACCTCGGCCGAAGTCGATCAATTGAACATCGCAGGCCGCGTCATGTGGTTCGGGCGGACAATCTGATATCTGGGGCGGCGCGACGATGTGCCATTTGATCTTGCGCGGCGGTTTTCGCTTCCGCCTTCGATTTGCCCCGTCGAAGCCCTGACTTTCCGGCCTTCTCCCGCCAGTTCCCACTAAATCCCGGATATTCCCGGCTGTGCCATGTGTTCTTGCGGGTTACAATTATACCGTTCCGCGTTTGCCCATGACGACGCGATTTCGTGCAGCAGGGAAATTTCCGCTTGCATCCAAGTGCCCGAGACTATAGGGGTTTGCGCGGTCCGGAATGTAGCGCAGCCCGGTAGCGCACTTGACTGGGGGTCAAGGGGTCGTGGGTTCGAATCCCGCCATTCCGACCATTTTTCCTTTGATCGTTGATTGATGCCGAAGTTCCATTCGTGGAACTTTTCGGCATGTTTTGCGTTTCCTCGACGCCGGCCCGTGTGCCGGTCATCTGGAGCTTGAGGAGACGCCCATGGAAGACGCAGGTATCGGCTGGATCGCCGCCATCATCATCGGAGGCTTCGCCGGCTGGCTCGCCGAAAGGTTCATGAAGAGCGACATGGGCGTGCTGATGAACATCGTGCTCGGCATTGTCGGCGCGATGGTGGCAAATCTTCTGCTGGGCCTGATCGGCGTGTCGCTGGGCGGCTGGCTCGGCTATCTCGTCGCCGGCTTCCTCGGTGCCTGCATCCTCATTGCGCTGGCGCGGGCGATACGGCGCTAGAAAATACCCGTAGGTTTCGCAAAGGCCGCCTTTCCGCGAGGAGGGGCGGCCTTTGGCGTCAGGCGAGCAGGCTGCGGTAGAGCGCTTCCGTCTCGCCGATCATCCGCGTCAGGCCGTAGTCCCGGCTGCGGGCGCGGGCGGCCTCGGTGCAGGCCGCGAGGCGGCCGGGGAGGGAGAGGGCCAGCATGGCTTCGGCAAGCGGGGCCGGATCGTCGCCATTGGCGACCAGAAGGCCGTTCTCGCCGTCCGTCAGGACCGTCGAGGCTCCGCCGACATCCGACAGGATCAGCGGCTTGCCGGCGGCGGCGGCCTCCAGCATGGCGTAGGACATCGCCTCGTAGCGGCTTGGAACGACGAGCGCATCCATCGCCGCCATCGCCTGCGGGCCGGTGAAGTCGTTGGTAAGGTGGATGCGGGATGCATGTCGGCCCGCATCGATCTGCCCGCGTAGCGCCTCCTGCATCTCGCCGTCGCCGATCATCAGCAGCCTTGCATGCGGCTCGCGTTCGGCAAGGCGCTCGAAGGCGGCGACGAGGCGTTCGGGCGCCTTCTGGTGCGTGAGGCGGCCGACGAAGCCGAAGAGAAGGGCATCTTCGGGAATGCCGAGGGCGGCCCGCACGGCGCCGCGCGATCCGGCGGGCGGCGTCGCCACTCCATTGACGATGAGGGACAGTTTTTCGCGCGGCATGCCGAGGGCGCAGGCATGGGCGTATTCGTCGGCCGAAACGCAGATCAGCCGGTCGGTGAAGCCGCGGGCGAGCACCTTTTCGATTGCGCCGAAGAGCGTGCGGCCCATGGCGCCGAGGCCAGGATCCATAGTGCGGAAGGCGTGCGGCGTATAGACCCGCGGCACATGCGGGCCGGGAAGGCGGATGCGGGACAGCGCGCCGGCCTTGGAGCTGTGCCCGTGGATGATATCGAACGGGCCGGCGCGGCGCATGACCGCACGCAGCGCCCACCAGGCGGAAAAGTCAGAAAGGCCCGGCATGCGCATCATGGCGACGGCATGAATGCCGGCAAGGTTCAGCGCGGCCAGTTCCTCGACGAAGCGCCGGTCGGCCCTCACGGGCGAATAGACGGCATGCACCAGATGGCCGCGCGCCTGCAGGCCCCGGCAGAGGTCGAGGAAGTGGCGGCCGGAGCCGCCGCCGCTCGGCTCCAGCACCTCCAGGAGGCGCATGGGCCGGGAGCCGGTATTCTCGACGGCTGTCATGGGATACCGCGAGCCGACGCGGCTTGCCGGTTATGACGCCGCTCCAGCGCGAGGCATCCCCAGATGACGCCCATCAGCAGGTAGAAATGACGCCAGTGGTCGGTGTCGATGACGAAGCCGATGGCGCTGTGGCCGACGATGGTGATGAAGGCGATCATCAGGAACGGTTGCCAGGGCCGGTCGCGCAGCAGCGCCTTGAAGGCGGCCGAGAGCGTCCAGGTGATGAGCACCAGATAGGTGAGGAAGCCGAGCCAGCCATAGGTGGTCAGCGATTTCAGGTAGATGTTGTGCTCGTCCTCCGGGAACATCTTGCTGAAGACCATTGGGCCGATGCCGAGCGGCCGCTCCATGGCCATCAGGAAGCCGATGCGGTGGCGCTCGAAGCGGCCGAGATGGCCGCTGTCATAGTCCTGCACGAGCTGGGTGCGGCTGGTGAAGAGGTTGGAGACCTTTTCGAACTGCAACGCCACGATCAGCGCAAGGATCATCAGGCCGACCGCCGAAAGGCTGAGGACGAGAATTCTCAGCCGGAATGCGCCCGTGCGCTCCTTGAGCAGCATGACGAAGACGAGCGCGACGACGCAGAAGAGATAGAGCGCCCAGGCCGCGCGCGAGAAGGACAGGAAGACGCCGAGCGCGAGGATGAGGAGGCCGATGAGCTTGAGCGGTGCGGCGAGGATACGGCCGGAAAGCAGGCCGTGAACAAGATAGAGCGAGGGGGCGATGAGGAAGGGGCCGAAGACGTTCGGGTCCTGGAAGGCGCCCTTGGCGCGGTCGTAGAGCGTGAAGGCTTCTGCGCCCGGAAAGGCGTGGAAATAACCGAGGATGCCGAGCAGCGAGGTGATGAGCGCGCCCGCCACCCAGGCCCGGAAGATGAGTTCCAGCCGGGCGGGCTTCGCCTCGATGATGGCGGCGAAGAACACGCTGGACAGCGCCAGGAACAGCGAGACGGCGATATACATCGGCCCGCCGGCCAGATCGTCCATCACCGTCAGCGAGAGCATGCCGCCGACATTGAACAGCACGTAGAGGATGAGCAGCGGCGCGACGCCGCGCGAGATGCGCAGGCCCACAATGGCCCACAGGCCGATGAGGCCCGCCATGAAAAGCTCATAGGGCGCTGGCTCGCTGATGACGAAGCCCGACAGGAACACGCCGATCGTCACCAGTATGGAGCCGATAATGCCGAGGGCCGCAAGCTGCGGCCGGAAGGGCGGGGCGTAGGGGAGGGCCGCGTCGCTCAATAGGCGTTTTCCGTGTTGAGCAGGCGGATCGGCGTGAGGAACAGGATCTTCAGGTCCAGCCAGAGCGACCAGTTCTCGATGTAGTAGAGGTCGAACTCCGTGCGGAAGCGGATCTTGTCGTCATGGTCGATCTCGCCGCGCCAGCCGTTGATCTGCGCCCAGCCGGTAACGCCGGGCTTGACGCGGTGACGGGCGAAATAGCCGTCGACCACATCGACATATTTGCGGTCGTGCGACTGGGCCTCGACGGCATGCGGGCGCGGACCGACGAGAGAGAGCTGGCCCTTCAGCACGTTGAGAATCTGTGGCAGCTCGTCGATGGAGGATTTTCGCAGGAAGCGGCCGACGCGGGTCACGCGCGGGTCGCCCTTCGTCACCGCGGCGCGGGCCGTCGGGTCGGAGAGATGGGTGTACATCGAGCGGAACTTGTAGACCTCGATGATCTCGTTGTTGAAGCCGTGGCGCTTCTGCTTGAAGATGATCGGCCCCGGTGAGGAGAGCTTGACCGCGATCGCCGCGCCGATGAACACCGGCCAGAGCAGCGCGAGCGCGACGATGCTGAAGAAGATGTCGAAGATGCGCTTGGCGACATTGTCCCAGTCGGCGATGGGCTTGTCGAAGATATCGAGCATCGGCAGGCTGCCGACCTGCGAATAGCTGCGCGGACGGAAGCGCAGGCCCTTGGCGTGGGCGGCGAGGCGAATGTCGACCGGCAGCACCCACAGCTTCTTGAGCAGCGCCAGGATGCGCGTCTCGGCCGAGAGCGGCAACGAGATGATCAGCATGTCGATGCGGGCGAGGCGCGCGAATTCGACGAGTTCGGCGACATTGCCGAGCTTGGGGTAGCCGGCGATGATCGAGGGCGAGCGGCGCTCGTCGCGGTCGTCGAAGATGCCGCAGATGCGGATATCGTTTTCCGGCTGGTGCTCCAGCGTGCGGATCAGTTCCTTGGCCGGCTCGCCGCCGCCGACGATGACGGCGCGCCGCTCCATCGTGCCGTTGCGCGCCCAGCGGCGGATCGCATAGGCGATCACCTGCCGCTCGATGACGAGAAAGACGGCGCCCGCCGCAAACCAGGAAGCGAACCAGACGCGGGAATAGTGGCCGCCGGACTTGAAGAAGAAGAGCGCGAGCGCCATGACCGCGAAGGCGGCGGCCCAGGCCGCCAGAATCCGCGGCGTCATGCGCAGCGGCGAGCGGAGCGCGGGAACCTGATAGGCGTCGGCAAGCTGGAGCAGCACGATGCCAAGCCCCGCGCCGCCGACGAGCACCGCCACGTAGAAGGCCCTCATGCCGACATCGAGATAGAGCGCGTGGATGATATAGCCGAGCGCGGCCAGCGCCACGAATTCGCCGAGGCGCAGGAGGCCGGTGATCATGGCCGGCGAATAGGTATCCTCGCGGAATTGCTGGGCAATCTTGCGGGCAAGCGGATTGAGTTCGACTTCCTTGTCGCCGGCATCGTCGGGCGCGCTCGTCCGGCTTTCGGAAATCTTGCGCCTGAAGGCTTCCGGATCGAAGGAGTCGGATTTGTCGACATGGTTCATGGCATGCACCTAGGGAGCTTTCCCCGGGGATAGCATGAAGGCCCTAAGAAACGTTTACAGGGCGCAGGCGGGGCGTTCAGGCGAGCCGCTTTCCGCCGCTCTGCCCGGCCAGAACCTCGTGGTAGAGCGTGAGGAGGGAGCGTGACATGGTCGAGGCGGAGAAGGTGTTCTTGAAGGCGGCCGGTTCCGGCATGACCTTGCGCAGCCAGGCCGGATCGCTGACGGCCTGCGCCATGACGGCGGCGAGCGAATGGGCGTTTCCCGGCTCCGTCAGCGCGATGCTGTCGCGGCCGAGCACTTCGGGAATGCCGCCGACGCGGCTGGCGATGACGGGCTTGCGGGCGGCAAGCGCCTCCAGCACGATATAGGGCATGGCCTCGGCGCGGGAGGGCACGACGACGTTGTGGGCGAAGGCGAAGGCTTCGCGCGCGCGCATGGAGGGCATGAGGGCGATGCGCCGGCCGAGGCCGAGTTGCAGCATCATCTGCTCGTACTTCTCCTTGTCCGGCCCGTCGCCGACCATCAGGGCCGAGAGCGGGCGGCCGACGAGGCGCTCGGCCTCGGCGAAGGCGTCGATGAAGATATCCGGCCCCTTCAGGTCGCGCAGCATGCCGATATAGAGGAAATCGACGGCATCCTCGCTGGGATAGACCGTATCGAAGTCGCGGTCGTGGATGCCGTTATAGATGCGTTCGGCACGCACGCGCGGCTTGCCGACACGGGCGGTGTAGGCCTCCTGCTCGTAGTCACAGACGAAGGTGAGCGCATCGCCGAGCGGCTGGAGAAGCCGTTCGGCCGTGAGGATCGCCAGTCCCGCGGCCGTGCGGTTCGTATAGTGCAGGCTGCCGCCATGCGGCGAATAGAGGCGGGCTACGCGATACCTGTTGACCCGCAGGGCTGAGCCGATGAGCCGGGCAATGGCGCCACCCTTGGCGC
Protein-coding sequences here:
- a CDS encoding DDE-type integrase/transposase/recombinase gives rise to the protein MRDWLTAREIAEEQLPELPKTESAIIRLAKREGWNAHPCYVRDRAAVGGGLEYNYRLLPTLAQVTYVQRHMVVGLETATPEASTEIVAPATVSNRAAMERDARLAVLGAFDRFARGMRLHQRACMQIFCDRYGMGMIKVDDWVKDLVPSVSKRSLARWRSLKTNGADHALAIDRSKARAGTGVLDTANDGLVRKFLLALVAKAPQLAASEVRTQCRYEFGDTLEVVSKGLRKTIELPPIRTFQHFLKALKETHAVELTKLTNPDKFRSTMALSGVGTLRHITEPNALWQIDASPVDALCTDGRHSIYCCIDIATRRSIWYVSRTPRASAVALLMRKAILAMGSPDAVKTDNGSDFVSRDIKRLFASVAIEAVVSDAYSPEQKGHVERMIKTFQHKFAVLLPGYVGHSVADRKAIEDRKSFAARLGEDDAETFGVSLSGAELQEAVDRWAETMYAHEPHAGLGGRTPFQVAASSTTPIRTIDERALDVLLMPAVGNDGRRTVTKFGIRIDHRHYLAASILPGTEVFVRRDPNDMGRVHAFSLDGGTYLGEALCPELAGVHPETWVKAQKELRAEIIRDKTAEIRKGMREINKGPALHERALAVAARDIPNVVALPKREERHQTPQIAAALDVGTSRKRVEPVATDAQREIVLADLAPQRAFENVTPIRSDPTPAQRFRNALDIEQRHTAGEHVDAEQLIWFGSYRESAEYKAQRAMWEDFGDQAPGLRT
- a CDS encoding ParB/RepB/Spo0J family partition protein, translating into MNALSKISHGVNIVAAPTTGSLQAIEIAAIDVSPNHRKPDPDWVTTLREDMARLGQHTPIQVVDFGGRFQLIKGLRRMLAVEQLGLVHIDAFVQSASEFSSSAALRMEQISAQIMRRELSVLDRSTNVADWRAIYETTTGVIRPGRKAIRGKLAPNSDDVLDAHAELFAGTFSEAAQRALGLNKDAVKRHLRIAKIDADVINRIALHAIADNQSELLALAAETADRQAAIADLLLSQPPGASSVAGALYLIDGTVPKVPLAPWETFSERFTNLKEPDQERFFEVHVAAIERWFARRSN
- a CDS encoding helix-turn-helix domain-containing protein, which translates into the protein MTTTKKWDRRAIKDELLRQNKTLTGIARDKGLNESACRQGIIGASRKGAEAIAEALGVPFRDMFPDAYTLGRHDGEEITSNKTPRDSAKTRRAVDNARSVA
- a CDS encoding S24 family peptidase — protein: MKEGYDDGFGARLRELKGSESVNAFAKFCEVPEASMRGYLDGKIPTADRALRIARKTKADFEWLISGDESHLPGTSGAQLVVARPTEGEVAYFQTPFAVSPEFAMIPRLDVQASAGGGRLAISEDPLEYLAFQAVWLRSRGINPATARILTARGDSMEETIRDGDVLLIDTSINRIKDNAIYIVVYGDMVLVKRVHGRLNGSLQLISDNPRYPPEEVTSAEVDQLNIAGRVMWFGRTI
- a CDS encoding GlsB/YeaQ/YmgE family stress response membrane protein encodes the protein MEDAGIGWIAAIIIGGFAGWLAERFMKSDMGVLMNIVLGIVGAMVANLLLGLIGVSLGGWLGYLVAGFLGACILIALARAIRR
- a CDS encoding glycosyltransferase, with product MTAVENTGSRPMRLLEVLEPSGGGSGRHFLDLCRGLQARGHLVHAVYSPVRADRRFVEELAALNLAGIHAVAMMRMPGLSDFSAWWALRAVMRRAGPFDIIHGHSSKAGALSRIRLPGPHVPRVYTPHAFRTMDPGLGAMGRTLFGAIEKVLARGFTDRLICVSADEYAHACALGMPREKLSLIVNGVATPPAGSRGAVRAALGIPEDALLFGFVGRLTHQKAPERLVAAFERLAEREPHARLLMIGDGEMQEALRGQIDAGRHASRIHLTNDFTGPQAMAAMDALVVPSRYEAMSYAMLEAAAAGKPLILSDVGGASTVLTDGENGLLVANGDDPAPLAEAMLALSLPGRLAACTEAARARSRDYGLTRMIGETEALYRSLLA
- a CDS encoding O-antigen ligase family protein, producing MSDAALPYAPPFRPQLAALGIIGSILVTIGVFLSGFVISEPAPYELFMAGLIGLWAIVGLRISRGVAPLLILYVLFNVGGMLSLTVMDDLAGGPMYIAVSLFLALSSVFFAAIIEAKPARLELIFRAWVAGALITSLLGILGYFHAFPGAEAFTLYDRAKGAFQDPNVFGPFLIAPSLYLVHGLLSGRILAAPLKLIGLLILALGVFLSFSRAAWALYLFCVVALVFVMLLKERTGAFRLRILVLSLSAVGLMILALIVALQFEKVSNLFTSRTQLVQDYDSGHLGRFERHRIGFLMAMERPLGIGPMVFSKMFPEDEHNIYLKSLTTYGWLGFLTYLVLITWTLSAAFKALLRDRPWQPFLMIAFITIVGHSAIGFVIDTDHWRHFYLLMGVIWGCLALERRHNRQAASARGIP
- a CDS encoding undecaprenyl-phosphate glucose phosphotransferase, whose protein sequence is MNHVDKSDSFDPEAFRRKISESRTSAPDDAGDKEVELNPLARKIAQQFREDTYSPAMITGLLRLGEFVALAALGYIIHALYLDVGMRAFYVAVLVGGAGLGIVLLQLADAYQVPALRSPLRMTPRILAAWAAAFAVMALALFFFKSGGHYSRVWFASWFAAGAVFLVIERQVIAYAIRRWARNGTMERRAVIVGGGEPAKELIRTLEHQPENDIRICGIFDDRDERRSPSIIAGYPKLGNVAELVEFARLARIDMLIISLPLSAETRILALLKKLWVLPVDIRLAAHAKGLRFRPRSYSQVGSLPMLDIFDKPIADWDNVAKRIFDIFFSIVALALLWPVFIGAAIAVKLSSPGPIIFKQKRHGFNNEIIEVYKFRSMYTHLSDPTARAAVTKGDPRVTRVGRFLRKSSIDELPQILNVLKGQLSLVGPRPHAVEAQSHDRKYVDVVDGYFARHRVKPGVTGWAQINGWRGEIDHDDKIRFRTEFDLYYIENWSLWLDLKILFLTPIRLLNTENAY
- a CDS encoding glycosyltransferase family 4 protein — protein: MADDGPLRIIHCFRSPIGGIFRHVRDLAEFHVKAGHDVGIICDSLTGGSFEDSLFDEIRPYLPLGLVRLPISRSISPRDFGAFRESYREIKGLRPDVLHGHGAKGGAIARLIGSALRVNRYRVARLYSPHGGSLHYTNRTAAGLAILTAERLLQPLGDALTFVCDYEQEAYTARVGKPRVRAERIYNGIHDRDFDTVYPSEDAVDFLYIGMLRDLKGPDIFIDAFAEAERLVGRPLSALMVGDGPDKEKYEQMMLQLGLGRRIALMPSMRAREAFAFAHNVVVPSRAEAMPYIVLEALAARKPVIASRVGGIPEVLGRDSIALTEPGNAHSLAAVMAQAVSDPAWLRKVMPEPAAFKNTFSASTMSRSLLTLYHEVLAGQSGGKRLA